Proteins found in one Solitalea lacus genomic segment:
- a CDS encoding RNA polymerase sigma factor, whose amino-acid sequence MIKQLSDIELIDLALSGNQGAYVDLLNRHQRYAFTLALRFTKNREDAEEIAQDSFLKAFRSLASFQRTSKFTTWLYSIVYTTAMSKLRKGKLDTSSLDDDEHPIIVENPSNDESSSRIEHKIRSEYLKQAIDKLLPDDGVIITLFYLHEQSLEEIAAVINMPANTVKVKLHRARQRLKVQLELLLNDEVNELL is encoded by the coding sequence ATGATAAAACAGTTATCAGATATAGAGTTAATTGATTTGGCACTGAGTGGAAATCAGGGTGCTTACGTTGATCTATTAAATCGACATCAAAGGTATGCATTTACCCTGGCTCTACGCTTCACAAAGAACCGAGAGGATGCTGAAGAAATTGCTCAGGACAGCTTTCTGAAAGCGTTTCGTTCATTGGCTTCATTTCAACGTACATCAAAATTTACCACCTGGCTGTATTCCATTGTCTATACAACAGCAATGAGTAAGCTCAGAAAAGGAAAACTTGACACTTCGTCACTTGATGACGATGAACACCCGATAATTGTTGAAAATCCATCAAATGATGAAAGCAGCAGCAGAATTGAACATAAAATCAGAAGTGAATATTTAAAACAGGCTATTGACAAACTATTACCTGACGATGGGGTGATTATAACCTTGTTTTATTTGCATGAACAATCATTAGAAGAAATTGCGGCTGTAATTAATATGCCGGCAAACACGGTAAAAGTTAAACTTCACCGGGCACGGCAGCGTTTAAAAGTTCAACTCGAACTTTTATTAAATGATGAAGTAAATGAATTATTATAA
- a CDS encoding DUF2911 domain-containing protein: MKKFSLALVMFMSLTVYSFAQTQDSIQAIPIDKSPADIVYFPVRAAFERDITKKPIVRIIYSRPQRRGREIFGKLEDYGKVWRTGANECTDVKFYKDIKIGDKEIKAGEYSLFTIPNKDKWTIIFNSVTDKWGAYFYDKAKDVLRLDVPVKTPPTPIEAFTILFKEDNGKGAKMLMGWDNSFIEVPISFN; this comes from the coding sequence ATGAAGAAATTCAGTTTAGCTCTTGTGATGTTTATGTCACTAACCGTTTATTCTTTTGCACAGACTCAAGATTCCATTCAAGCTATTCCAATTGATAAAAGTCCTGCTGATATAGTTTATTTTCCAGTTCGGGCTGCTTTTGAGCGAGATATAACTAAAAAACCCATAGTTCGGATAATCTATTCTCGTCCGCAACGCAGAGGACGTGAAATTTTTGGTAAGCTTGAAGACTATGGCAAAGTTTGGAGAACTGGAGCAAATGAGTGTACTGATGTTAAATTTTATAAGGATATTAAGATTGGAGATAAAGAGATTAAAGCCGGGGAATATTCATTGTTCACCATCCCGAATAAGGATAAATGGACGATTATTTTTAATAGTGTAACAGACAAATGGGGTGCATATTTTTACGATAAGGCAAAAGATGTTTTGCGTTTAGACGTTCCTGTAAAAACTCCACCGACTCCAATAGAGGCATTTACCATTTTATTTAAAGAAGACAATGGTAAAGGTGCTAAAATGCTAATGGGTTGGGATAATAGTTTTATAGAAGTTCCAATCAGTTTTAATTAG
- a CDS encoding anti-sigma factor family protein, with product MNRITEEQLWDLADGLIQEPQAGELMRYIEEHPVLKKKLDEIKALNASLASIPLEAPSANFTAKVMAQWRTETSPSALKTLVNRKIIYGIAAVFGVLIISLLIYTIGSTTPEPSAQYMAKSEQVQEVVNSQIDSFLGNKTFWFSFLMIDAVLLLVFIDKWISGKRLKNELA from the coding sequence ATGAACCGGATAACTGAAGAACAACTTTGGGATTTGGCGGACGGGTTAATACAGGAGCCCCAAGCCGGTGAATTGATGCGTTATATTGAAGAACATCCAGTTCTAAAGAAAAAACTGGATGAAATAAAGGCTCTGAATGCATCTCTTGCATCAATACCTTTAGAAGCGCCTTCGGCAAATTTCACTGCCAAGGTTATGGCACAATGGCGTACCGAAACTTCTCCATCAGCCTTAAAAACACTTGTAAATCGAAAAATTATTTACGGAATTGCAGCTGTTTTTGGAGTGTTGATTATATCGCTATTGATTTACACAATTGGAAGTACCACACCTGAACCTTCGGCTCAGTACATGGCAAAAAGTGAACAGGTTCAGGAAGTTGTTAATTCACAGATTGATTCATTTTTAGGCAACAAAACCTTTTGGTTTTCGTTTTTAATGATTGATGCTGTACTACTACTTGTTTTTATTGATAAATGGATCAGCGGAAAACGATTAAAAAATGAATTAGCATGA
- a CDS encoding S41 family peptidase, translating into MNKVSAFFKSPKKSAIAAGIVAATLFSFKAIDERFDITKNLDIFAGIYREVNLNYVDQVEPAQLINKAASAITGSLDPYTEYVPETDIEDFKMNYVSNEYGGIGALILQKDNKTFISESYEGFPAQKADIRAGDQLVSINGVFLEGKTNDEVSDLLKGNKNSTITIKIVRPGDLKPIEKKLQREEIKFPNVTYSGILPQHTGYIKLERFLEGSALEVKNAFLALKKKDKISSLIIDLRGNGGGILQEAVKIVNYFIAKGETVVSQKGRLPQNNYVYHAGAIPLDTTIPLIILIDSGTASASEIVAGAVQDLDRGVIVGQQSYGKGLVQQTLKLPYNSLLKVTIAKYYTPSGRCIQKIDYQHKNKNGQASNVADSLIAEFRTKNGRTVSDGRGITPDIFVKPYYFSSVVTALIENNLIFDYGTLYRQKNNSIKQPREFQLKDSEYENFISFANKNNFEYTTTSDKLLDDLEKITKQEKYFDQIEQQYTSLKNKAIKNRKDDLVEYKSEITQVLENEIISRYYFQHGRIEASFKYDVELKEALKIAALRTNYYNVIKGVGDYKTIGKNSQTLRKTIETVQK; encoded by the coding sequence ATGAATAAGGTAAGTGCATTTTTCAAATCGCCTAAAAAATCAGCTATTGCTGCCGGCATAGTTGCTGCTACATTATTCTCTTTTAAAGCGATTGATGAGCGCTTCGATATTACTAAAAACCTCGATATATTTGCAGGCATCTATCGAGAAGTCAACTTGAATTATGTTGATCAGGTTGAGCCTGCTCAATTAATAAACAAAGCTGCTAGCGCCATAACTGGTTCTCTAGATCCGTATACAGAATATGTTCCTGAAACGGATATCGAAGACTTCAAGATGAACTATGTTTCAAATGAATACGGTGGAATTGGAGCCCTGATTCTGCAAAAAGATAACAAGACTTTTATTTCTGAATCCTACGAAGGGTTCCCAGCCCAAAAAGCTGATATCCGTGCAGGTGATCAACTCGTTTCCATTAATGGTGTCTTTCTGGAAGGAAAAACCAATGATGAAGTTAGTGACTTGCTTAAAGGCAATAAGAACTCAACAATTACAATTAAAATCGTCCGTCCCGGAGATTTAAAACCCATTGAAAAGAAGCTTCAAAGGGAAGAGATAAAATTTCCTAATGTTACTTATTCTGGAATTCTACCCCAACATACCGGATATATAAAACTTGAAAGGTTTTTGGAGGGATCGGCTCTGGAAGTAAAAAATGCCTTCCTTGCACTGAAAAAGAAAGACAAAATTTCTTCACTAATCATTGATTTGAGAGGAAACGGAGGGGGTATCCTTCAAGAAGCAGTAAAAATTGTTAACTATTTTATAGCAAAAGGAGAAACTGTAGTTTCCCAAAAAGGAAGACTTCCTCAAAATAATTATGTTTACCATGCTGGTGCAATTCCTCTGGATACAACTATTCCATTAATAATTCTGATTGATAGCGGCACAGCATCCGCTTCAGAAATTGTAGCAGGCGCAGTTCAGGATTTGGACAGAGGAGTTATTGTTGGCCAACAAAGCTATGGCAAAGGGCTAGTGCAACAGACATTAAAGTTACCTTATAACAGTCTTTTGAAAGTAACTATTGCCAAGTATTATACTCCGAGTGGTCGTTGTATCCAGAAAATAGACTATCAACATAAAAATAAAAACGGACAGGCATCTAATGTTGCTGATTCTTTAATTGCTGAATTCAGGACAAAAAATGGAAGAACGGTTTCTGACGGTAGAGGCATCACTCCTGATATTTTCGTAAAGCCTTATTATTTCAGCTCTGTGGTTACTGCTCTAATTGAAAATAACTTGATTTTCGACTATGGAACTCTGTACCGTCAAAAAAACAATAGCATAAAACAACCGAGAGAGTTTCAATTAAAGGACAGTGAATATGAAAACTTTATAAGTTTTGCCAATAAAAACAATTTTGAATATACGACAACAAGTGATAAACTGCTAGATGATTTGGAAAAAATAACCAAACAAGAGAAATACTTTGATCAAATTGAACAGCAATACACCTCATTAAAAAACAAGGCCATAAAAAATCGTAAAGACGACTTGGTTGAGTATAAATCAGAAATTACCCAAGTACTGGAAAATGAAATTATTTCTCGGTATTATTTCCAACACGGAAGAATTGAAGCTTCATTTAAATATGATGTAGAACTAAAAGAAGCCTTGAAAATTGCTGCTCTAAGAACTAATTACTATAATGTCATCAAAGGAGTAGGAGATTATAAAACTATTGGCAAAAACAGTCAAACTTTACGTAAAACAATTGAAACAGTGCAAAAATAA
- a CDS encoding OmpA family protein, which translates to MKKSNFFALVLAAAFAVPAFAQDGGAKVFGGAKQFNTWSIGVNGGVTAPVIFLGGHNDYNEWDANFGYGAYIQKQITHAFALKLDYQGGKVSGSYNPNENGQGNPGFSSFETTINYAASLQAQIDLTSLLWKRDSKVALYVQGGYGLTGYKPDSETRTEQFFPVGGGLKFKLSERIGLDLGYTMNFLDADNLDRTWYGSANDKWSYGYAGLNFSLGNKSKKNLDWANPYALMYDELKDDQLRQEVEALKSRVAATEGDVSNMKKDSDGDGVSDVFDKEPNTPAGNVVDGAGRTIVFPKPEPTAAVAEQSNTIQFDFNSDKLRPESMGAIENMANELKASGGKMLLEGHASAEGTEAYNVDLSKRRASSVKKALVKAGVKSGNITTKGYGETRPVASNDTEEGRQKNRRVEFKVQ; encoded by the coding sequence ATGAAAAAGTCTAATTTTTTTGCACTTGTATTAGCGGCAGCTTTTGCCGTACCGGCATTTGCGCAGGATGGAGGTGCAAAAGTGTTTGGCGGGGCCAAACAATTCAACACATGGTCAATTGGGGTTAACGGCGGTGTTACCGCTCCTGTTATCTTCTTAGGTGGCCATAACGATTACAATGAATGGGATGCAAACTTTGGTTACGGAGCGTACATTCAAAAGCAAATCACCCATGCATTTGCCTTGAAATTGGACTACCAAGGAGGTAAAGTATCAGGTTCCTACAACCCAAATGAAAACGGACAGGGCAACCCTGGTTTCTCTTCGTTTGAAACAACCATTAACTATGCAGCTTCCTTACAAGCACAAATCGACTTGACCAGCTTGTTGTGGAAACGCGACAGCAAAGTGGCGTTATACGTGCAAGGTGGTTACGGTTTAACCGGTTACAAGCCAGATAGCGAAACCCGTACTGAGCAGTTCTTCCCAGTAGGTGGTGGTTTGAAATTCAAATTATCAGAGCGCATTGGTTTGGACTTAGGTTACACCATGAACTTCCTGGATGCGGATAACTTGGACAGAACCTGGTATGGTTCAGCTAACGACAAATGGTCGTACGGTTATGCAGGTTTGAACTTCAGCTTGGGTAACAAATCGAAGAAAAACCTAGATTGGGCAAACCCTTATGCCTTGATGTATGATGAGTTGAAAGATGATCAATTACGTCAGGAAGTTGAAGCATTGAAATCACGTGTAGCCGCTACAGAAGGTGATGTATCGAACATGAAGAAAGATTCTGACGGAGACGGCGTATCGGATGTGTTTGACAAAGAACCAAATACTCCAGCAGGCAACGTAGTTGACGGTGCAGGTCGTACCATCGTGTTCCCTAAACCAGAGCCTACAGCCGCAGTAGCTGAGCAAAGCAACACCATTCAATTCGACTTTAACTCAGACAAATTACGTCCAGAGTCAATGGGTGCGATTGAAAACATGGCGAACGAATTGAAAGCTTCAGGCGGTAAAATGTTGTTAGAAGGTCACGCTTCAGCAGAAGGTACCGAAGCTTACAACGTGGACTTATCAAAACGTCGCGCAAGTTCAGTGAAAAAAGCTTTAGTGAAAGCCGGAGTAAAATCAGGTAACATCACTACTAAAGGTTACGGCGAAACTCGTCCAGTAGCATCGAACGACACTGAAGAAGGTCGCCAGAAAAACCGTCGTGTTGAATTCAAAGTTCAATAA
- a CDS encoding ATP-dependent Clp protease adaptor ClpS — protein MSTIIETEVIEEVEVSTEVGLPLKLVLWNDDFNTFEHVIACLVKYIKKTYDEAEAIAWIVHTKGKFILLEGARRNLVEYYNILKFKGLTVSLD, from the coding sequence ATGAGTACGATTATTGAAACCGAAGTAATTGAGGAAGTTGAAGTTTCCACAGAAGTTGGGCTACCTTTAAAGCTTGTTTTATGGAATGATGACTTCAATACGTTTGAGCACGTTATTGCTTGTCTTGTAAAGTATATCAAGAAAACATATGACGAAGCTGAAGCAATTGCTTGGATTGTTCACACCAAAGGTAAATTTATTTTACTAGAAGGCGCCCGCCGAAACCTGGTTGAATATTATAATATCCTTAAATTTAAGGGACTGACAGTAAGTCTTGACTAA
- a CDS encoding elongation factor G encodes MKMYDEKHIKNVVLVGSAKSGKTTLAETMLFEAGLINRRGSVEEKNTVSDYHEIEHERGNSVYATSMHTEWHDYKINIIDTPGLDDFIGEVISSIRVCDTAVVLLNAQYGVEVGTELLWDYIDKYQKPTIIAVNQLDSDKANFNQAVEEAKRFFGPAVTIMQYPVNQGLNFNCIIDLLKMTMYKFSTEGGKPTKLPIPDEEREQADRLHNELVEKAAENDEKLMELYFEKGSLDEDELREGLKIGMMKHQVFPVFCLSGRKDMGSGRLMGFIDNVAPSAVDMPPELTEDGREVPFDPKGPTRLFVFKTLVEPHLGKLSFFKVVSGEVSVGQELTNEKTNTTERLNQLFIADGKNRNAVDKLKVGDIGCTLKLKNTSTNHTLNGKGAVGSIDPIHFPNPKVRIAVIAKNKQDDEKLSEVMAEIHLEDPTIEIEYNRELKQVILHGQGELHLALTKWRLENIYKMQVEFIKAKIPYRETIQKPANSSYRHKKQSGGAGQFGEVFMKIEPYYDGMPPLKEYPVRDSETHDLAWGGKLVFNNCIVGGVIDARFIPSILKGVMEKMHEGPLTGSFVRDIRVSVYDGKMHPVDSNDISFKIAGMMAFKEAFHNAEPQLLEPVYDVETTVPDEMMGDVMTELQSRRSIITGMDNRSGFQVIKSRTPLAELDKFFSVLRNISQGRAKVNVQFAEYAPVPNELQRKLTEEHQKELAVENH; translated from the coding sequence ATGAAAATGTATGATGAAAAGCACATTAAAAATGTGGTGTTAGTTGGTTCTGCGAAAAGCGGCAAGACCACGCTTGCCGAGACCATGCTTTTTGAAGCCGGATTAATTAACCGTCGTGGTTCGGTTGAAGAAAAAAATACTGTTTCTGATTATCATGAAATTGAGCATGAACGGGGTAATTCAGTTTATGCAACATCAATGCACACCGAATGGCATGATTATAAGATTAATATAATTGATACACCAGGATTGGACGATTTTATTGGTGAAGTTATTTCTTCCATTCGGGTTTGTGATACAGCTGTAGTACTTCTTAATGCGCAATACGGAGTAGAGGTAGGAACTGAATTGTTGTGGGATTATATAGATAAATACCAAAAGCCAACCATAATTGCAGTTAATCAACTGGACAGTGATAAAGCCAATTTTAATCAAGCAGTAGAAGAAGCTAAACGCTTTTTTGGACCAGCAGTCACTATAATGCAATATCCCGTAAATCAGGGTCTTAATTTTAACTGCATTATCGATTTGCTAAAAATGACTATGTATAAGTTCTCGACAGAAGGTGGAAAACCAACAAAGCTTCCAATACCTGATGAAGAAAGGGAACAAGCAGATCGGCTACATAATGAGCTGGTTGAGAAGGCCGCTGAGAACGATGAAAAGCTAATGGAGCTGTATTTTGAAAAAGGAAGTTTAGACGAAGATGAATTACGGGAAGGATTAAAAATTGGAATGATGAAACATCAGGTCTTTCCGGTGTTTTGCTTGTCAGGACGAAAAGATATGGGCAGCGGTCGTTTAATGGGATTCATAGATAATGTTGCTCCAAGTGCAGTTGATATGCCTCCAGAACTTACTGAAGATGGAAGAGAAGTGCCATTTGACCCTAAAGGGCCTACCCGTCTCTTTGTTTTTAAAACATTAGTTGAACCGCATTTGGGCAAGCTCTCATTTTTCAAAGTCGTTTCGGGAGAAGTTTCAGTTGGCCAAGAACTAACTAACGAAAAAACCAATACTACAGAGCGATTAAATCAATTGTTCATTGCCGATGGGAAGAACCGGAATGCAGTTGATAAACTGAAGGTAGGAGATATTGGTTGCACACTTAAGCTTAAAAATACTTCTACCAATCATACATTGAATGGCAAAGGGGCTGTTGGAAGTATTGATCCTATTCATTTCCCCAATCCTAAAGTTCGTATTGCTGTAATAGCTAAAAACAAACAAGACGACGAAAAATTGAGTGAAGTGATGGCCGAAATACACCTTGAGGATCCGACAATTGAGATTGAGTATAACCGCGAACTGAAACAGGTAATATTACACGGACAAGGGGAACTTCATTTAGCTCTAACGAAGTGGCGACTGGAAAATATTTATAAGATGCAGGTTGAATTCATTAAGGCGAAAATTCCATATCGAGAGACCATTCAAAAACCTGCCAACTCATCTTATCGGCATAAAAAGCAATCCGGTGGAGCTGGTCAGTTTGGAGAGGTTTTTATGAAAATTGAACCTTATTATGACGGAATGCCTCCATTAAAGGAATACCCGGTGCGTGATTCCGAAACACACGATTTGGCGTGGGGAGGAAAGCTTGTTTTTAATAATTGCATAGTAGGAGGAGTGATTGATGCCCGCTTTATTCCTTCGATCTTAAAGGGAGTTATGGAAAAAATGCATGAAGGACCATTAACAGGTTCTTTCGTTAGAGATATTAGAGTGAGTGTTTATGATGGTAAGATGCATCCTGTTGATAGCAATGATATTTCGTTCAAAATTGCAGGAATGATGGCCTTTAAAGAAGCTTTTCATAATGCTGAACCTCAATTGCTTGAGCCGGTTTACGATGTGGAAACCACGGTTCCCGACGAAATGATGGGAGATGTAATGACCGAACTCCAAAGCCGAAGAAGCATAATAACAGGTATGGATAATCGTAGTGGGTTCCAAGTTATTAAATCACGCACTCCATTGGCCGAACTTGATAAATTCTTTTCTGTATTGCGTAATATTAGTCAGGGCAGGGCTAAGGTTAACGTTCAATTTGCTGAATATGCTCCAGTTCCAAACGAATTACAACGTAAGCTTACAGAAGAGCATCAAAAAGAGCTAGCCGTAGAAAATCATTAA